The Bacteroidales bacterium genome contains a region encoding:
- a CDS encoding aquaporin family protein, producing MNTFFAEFFGTAIIIVFGGGVVANVLLNKTKGNNSGWIVITFGWAVGVFTGVLVAAPISGAHLNPAVTLALVLANKFSFSLLPLYWCAQLLGAMFGAFLVWLAYKKHFDATEDADSKLAVFCTSPNIRSYWYNTLTEIIGTYILSLAVLYMAAPDVGLGALNALPVSIVVLGLGLSLGGPTGYAINPARDLGPRIMHFFLPMPSKRDSDWRYAWVPIVGPLVGAAIAAGMFLIFGV from the coding sequence ATGAATACATTTTTCGCTGAATTCTTTGGAACAGCAATAATCATCGTTTTTGGAGGAGGAGTAGTTGCCAATGTGCTTCTCAATAAAACAAAAGGTAACAACAGCGGCTGGATAGTAATAACTTTTGGATGGGCAGTAGGAGTGTTTACCGGAGTACTTGTGGCAGCACCGATAAGCGGGGCACATTTAAATCCGGCTGTAACACTGGCACTCGTTCTGGCCAATAAATTCTCTTTTTCACTACTGCCTCTTTATTGGTGCGCCCAGCTTTTAGGTGCAATGTTCGGGGCATTTCTTGTCTGGCTTGCATACAAAAAGCATTTTGATGCAACTGAAGATGCCGATTCAAAGCTGGCGGTATTTTGTACATCACCAAATATCAGAAGTTATTGGTATAATACACTTACAGAGATAATCGGTACATATATTTTATCTCTGGCTGTTCTATACATGGCAGCCCCTGATGTAGGACTGGGAGCACTTAATGCACTTCCTGTTTCTATTGTTGTCCTTGGACTTGGTCTGTCACTTGGCGGCCCCACCGGGTATGCAATTAATCCGGCCCGCGACCTTGGTCCGCGCATTATGCATTTCTTCCTGCCAATGCCATCAAAGCGCGACAGTGACTGGAGATATGCCTGGGTGCCTATAGTCGGTCCTCTTGTTGGCGCAGCGATAGCAGCAGGAATGTTTCTGATATTCGGAGTTTGA
- the glpK gene encoding glycerol kinase GlpK — protein sequence MKKFILALDQGTTSSRAIVFDHNGLPVATAQKEFTQYFPKPGWVEHDPDEIWSTQAGVALEAITKAGLESSNIAAIGITNQRETTIVWNRKTGKPVYNAIVWQDRRTSDFCDLLKKEGHSRTIREKTGLIIDAYFSATKVRWILENVKGARKLADEGQLAFGTVDSWLVWNLTKGKMHITDVTNASRTMLYNINTLKWDEELLKIFNIPASMLPEVRSSSEVYGNTVGNFATAIPIAGIAGDQQAALFGQMCTEPGMVKNTYGTGCFMVMNIGNKPIESKNQLLTTIAWKIGNDTQYALEGSIFIAGAVVQWLRDGLGIIKKSTDVEKLAAKVKDSDGVYFVPAFAGLGAPHWNQHARGTIVGITRGSSSAHIARAALDSIAYQTLEVLLAMQNDSGIDIRELRVDGGATVNNQLMQFQSDLLQAKVVRPKITETTALGAAYLAGLAVNYWSNIKEVKQQWQMDRTFSPEIKPAETHSLIKGWHRAVNAAKVWAEG from the coding sequence ATGAAGAAATTCATTTTAGCACTTGACCAGGGAACGACAAGTTCCAGGGCAATAGTATTTGATCACAACGGGCTTCCTGTAGCAACGGCTCAAAAAGAATTTACACAGTATTTCCCTAAACCAGGTTGGGTGGAACATGATCCTGACGAGATCTGGTCGACACAGGCAGGGGTTGCACTTGAGGCGATTACCAAGGCAGGACTGGAAAGCTCAAATATTGCAGCAATAGGCATAACAAATCAACGCGAGACAACAATTGTATGGAACCGTAAGACAGGTAAACCTGTTTACAATGCAATTGTATGGCAGGACCGACGTACATCTGATTTCTGTGATCTTTTAAAAAAGGAGGGGCATAGCCGGACGATACGTGAAAAGACAGGACTAATAATAGATGCATATTTTTCTGCAACAAAGGTCAGGTGGATTCTGGAAAATGTCAAGGGAGCCCGGAAGCTTGCAGATGAAGGTCAGCTGGCTTTCGGAACAGTTGACTCATGGCTGGTCTGGAATCTTACAAAAGGTAAAATGCATATTACTGATGTGACAAATGCTTCGAGGACTATGCTCTATAATATAAATACTCTCAAATGGGATGAAGAGCTTCTGAAGATCTTTAATATTCCTGCCAGTATGCTGCCTGAAGTAAGATCATCAAGTGAAGTATATGGCAATACTGTTGGTAACTTTGCCACTGCAATACCTATAGCTGGTATTGCCGGCGATCAGCAGGCCGCTCTTTTCGGTCAGATGTGCACCGAACCGGGGATGGTAAAGAATACATATGGAACAGGTTGTTTCATGGTTATGAATATTGGAAACAAACCTATAGAATCGAAGAACCAGCTTCTGACAACCATTGCATGGAAAATTGGCAACGATACACAATATGCCCTGGAAGGAAGTATTTTTATCGCAGGAGCAGTTGTTCAGTGGCTCCGCGATGGACTTGGAATAATCAAAAAGTCAACCGATGTTGAGAAGCTTGCTGCGAAGGTTAAAGATAGTGATGGTGTATATTTTGTTCCTGCATTTGCGGGTCTGGGGGCACCTCACTGGAACCAGCATGCAAGAGGTACTATTGTTGGTATCACAAGAGGTTCCTCATCAGCTCACATAGCACGTGCTGCACTCGATAGTATTGCATACCAGACACTTGAGGTTCTTCTGGCAATGCAGAATGATTCGGGTATTGATATACGTGAATTGCGTGTTGATGGAGGTGCAACTGTAAATAATCAGCTTATGCAATTCCAGTCTGATCTTCTGCAGGCAAAAGTTGTTCGTCCGAAAATTACGGAGACAACAGCACTTGGGGCAGCTTATCTTGCCGGACTGGCAGTAAATTACTGGAGTAATATTAAAGAGGTTAAGCAGCAATGGCAGATGGACAGGACTTTTTCGCCTGAGATAAAACCTGCAGAAACTCACTCCCTGATAAAAGGATGGCACCGGGCTGTGAATGCTGCTAAAGTTTGGGCCGAAGGATAA
- a CDS encoding glycerol-3-phosphate dehydrogenase/oxidase, with product MNRERIISDLKEKSGKIWDIIIIGGGATGLGIALDGASRGYSTLLLEQSDFAKGTSSRSTKLVHGGVRYMAQGDLLLVMEALHERGLMLKNAPHLTFNQEFVIPIYTIWDAIMYTVGLKFYDILAGRLSLGKSYFINKEKTLSKLPLLKSEGLKGGVVYHDGQFDDSRFAVALAQSATERGGTILNYCRVTSLIKNEKGNVCGVKAADEVSGNEFTFEAKVVINATGVFADDIARMDNPSSKPTIKPSQGVHIVLDKSFLQSNSAIMIPKTSDGRVLFAIPWYDEVVVGTTDTPVADVTLEPVALEKEINFILKTAELYLVKPPRREDVLCIFAGLRPLAANPDNPESTKEVSRRHKITLSPSGLLSIVGGKWTTYRRMAEETIDKAIAAGFLKDMKCITSDLKLTKLTDNSSAGRLHIYGEKSAEIEKMIAENPELGAQVVSGLPYTKAEVIWICRNEMPVTIEDLLARRTRALLLNAQASADAAPEVARLMAAEFGYDQNWKSIQIESYKSLINKYI from the coding sequence ATGAATCGTGAAAGGATTATTAGTGATTTAAAGGAGAAATCAGGTAAAATCTGGGATATTATTATTATAGGAGGAGGAGCAACAGGATTGGGAATTGCTCTTGATGGGGCATCACGTGGCTATAGCACTCTGCTTCTTGAGCAGTCTGATTTTGCAAAAGGAACATCCTCACGAAGCACGAAGCTGGTACACGGAGGTGTAAGATATATGGCGCAGGGTGACCTGCTGCTCGTAATGGAGGCACTTCACGAACGCGGACTCATGCTGAAGAATGCACCTCATCTCACTTTTAACCAGGAATTTGTTATTCCTATATATACGATCTGGGATGCGATAATGTACACTGTAGGACTAAAATTCTACGATATTCTGGCAGGCCGGTTAAGTCTGGGTAAATCGTATTTCATAAATAAAGAAAAGACACTTTCAAAGCTTCCTCTCCTCAAATCTGAAGGGCTGAAAGGAGGAGTGGTTTATCATGATGGCCAGTTTGATGATTCACGGTTTGCTGTAGCACTTGCACAGTCCGCAACGGAAAGAGGAGGAACCATTCTGAACTATTGCAGAGTAACCAGCCTGATAAAAAATGAAAAGGGAAATGTATGCGGAGTAAAAGCTGCAGATGAGGTTTCCGGAAATGAATTCACTTTTGAAGCGAAGGTGGTTATCAATGCAACAGGGGTATTCGCCGATGATATTGCAAGGATGGATAATCCTTCCTCAAAACCAACAATAAAACCAAGTCAGGGTGTACACATAGTTCTCGATAAATCATTTCTTCAAAGTAATTCAGCAATTATGATTCCGAAGACTTCCGACGGGAGAGTATTGTTTGCCATACCCTGGTATGATGAAGTTGTTGTTGGTACTACTGATACACCTGTAGCTGATGTCACTCTGGAGCCTGTGGCTCTTGAAAAGGAAATCAATTTTATCCTGAAGACAGCTGAACTCTATCTTGTAAAACCACCGCGAAGGGAAGATGTTCTTTGCATTTTTGCAGGATTGCGTCCTCTTGCAGCCAATCCTGATAACCCTGAATCGACAAAAGAGGTCTCAAGGAGACATAAGATTACCCTCTCACCCTCAGGGCTTCTGTCGATAGTCGGAGGTAAGTGGACTACATACCGCAGGATGGCAGAAGAGACCATTGACAAAGCTATTGCTGCAGGATTTCTTAAGGATATGAAATGTATTACATCTGATCTGAAACTTACAAAACTCACTGATAACAGCAGTGCCGGACGTCTTCACATTTATGGCGAAAAATCAGCTGAAATTGAGAAGATGATTGCTGAAAACCCTGAACTTGGAGCACAGGTTGTTTCAGGTTTACCATATACAAAAGCTGAAGTAATCTGGATTTGCAGGAATGAGATGCCCGTGACAATTGAAGATCTTCTGGCCAGACGAACAAGAGCACTTTTGCTTAATGCACAGGCAAGCGCTGATGCTGCTCCCGAAGTCGCACGTTTGATGGCAGCAGAATTCGGGTATGACCAAAATTGGAAAAGCATCCAGATTGAGTCGTATAAGTCGCTGATTAACAAATATATATAA
- a CDS encoding alkaline phosphatase family protein has product MNKKHQYKLSRIPIFTLLIIGTLIIISGFRKDSRKPFKNYVVLVSFDAFRWDYNKLFSTPNLDKMASEGVKADRMIPSFPTKTFPNHYSIATGLYPDHHGLIDNSFNAPDLGLFYRMGDRAAVENPAFYGGEPMWITAEKQGVKAASFFWVGSEAPVGGRYPSYWKKYDGNVTYEARIDTVMKWLGYPEDKRPELVTLYFDEPDLASHDFGPTSPEVGKKVQYLDSIVGVIRQKISVLPEAKKINLIVLSDHGMGPVSGDKYVSIRAVVPERMIASVTGGSPVYSINPKEGKRDSILMLLNRVKGIKAWKKSELPARWNYGTHPRIPEIVVVADSSWSIGTRPDGSSISGGAHGFDNYNSDMFSIFYATGPAFKKNYKSKELNNVDIYNLVCRILDIIPARNDGNPERIKGFLR; this is encoded by the coding sequence ATGAATAAGAAGCATCAATATAAACTCAGCAGAATTCCAATTTTCACTTTACTGATAATAGGTACCCTGATAATCATATCAGGTTTCAGAAAAGACTCCAGAAAACCATTTAAGAACTATGTTGTGCTTGTCTCATTCGATGCGTTCAGATGGGATTACAATAAGCTATTCAGTACTCCTAACCTTGATAAAATGGCAAGCGAGGGAGTAAAAGCTGACCGGATGATTCCTTCGTTTCCGACCAAGACATTTCCAAATCACTATTCAATTGCAACGGGTTTGTATCCCGATCATCACGGACTTATAGACAATAGTTTTAATGCTCCTGATCTTGGACTATTCTACAGAATGGGAGACAGGGCTGCAGTAGAAAATCCTGCATTTTATGGGGGAGAACCGATGTGGATTACAGCAGAAAAGCAGGGTGTTAAAGCCGCCTCTTTCTTTTGGGTAGGTTCTGAAGCACCTGTTGGAGGAAGGTATCCATCGTACTGGAAGAAATATGATGGAAATGTTACATACGAGGCGAGGATAGACACTGTAATGAAGTGGCTTGGTTATCCTGAAGATAAACGTCCTGAACTTGTAACTCTTTATTTCGATGAGCCTGACCTGGCCAGTCACGATTTCGGACCAACTTCCCCGGAGGTTGGGAAGAAAGTGCAATACCTTGACAGTATAGTTGGTGTGATAAGACAAAAAATTTCTGTCCTGCCAGAGGCAAAGAAAATAAACCTGATTGTCCTGTCTGATCATGGAATGGGACCTGTTTCAGGTGATAAATATGTGAGCATCAGGGCAGTCGTTCCGGAACGAATGATTGCATCCGTTACAGGAGGAAGTCCTGTATATTCGATCAACCCCAAAGAAGGTAAGCGGGATAGTATCCTCATGCTGCTTAACAGAGTAAAAGGAATTAAAGCCTGGAAGAAATCAGAACTTCCTGCCAGATGGAATTACGGGACTCATCCCCGTATCCCTGAGATTGTTGTGGTTGCTGACAGTTCATGGAGTATTGGCACCCGTCCTGATGGTTCATCTATTAGCGGAGGGGCACATGGATTTGATAATTACAATTCCGATATGTTTTCAATATTTTATGCCACAGGACCAGCCTTTAAGAAAAACTATAAATCCAAAGAACTTAATAACGTCGACATATATAACCTTGTTTGCAGGATTCTTGACATAATACCTGCTAGGAATGATGGTAATCCGGAGCGTATTAAAGGATTTTTACGGTGA
- a CDS encoding cysteine hydrolase, with protein sequence MVSAQPATKALLIIDIQDFYFPGGSSALVEPEKAAANAALLLDNFRKEKLPVIHVRHNAKTGAEINKIVKPLPSEKIISKDEVNCFIGTDLEAWLKTIHPDTLVICGMQTHMCVEAATRAASDMGYKCILIHDACATKDLKFNDKIIKAEDVHYSTLSTLKNYASIISTEEYLKGRNK encoded by the coding sequence ATGGTTTCCGCCCAGCCGGCGACTAAGGCATTATTAATAATTGACATTCAGGATTTCTATTTTCCCGGAGGTTCGTCAGCACTTGTGGAACCTGAAAAAGCAGCAGCAAATGCAGCATTATTGCTCGATAATTTCAGAAAAGAAAAACTGCCTGTAATTCATGTGCGCCATAATGCCAAAACAGGAGCGGAAATAAATAAAATTGTCAAACCACTCCCCTCTGAAAAAATAATTTCAAAAGATGAAGTTAACTGCTTTATCGGAACTGATCTCGAAGCATGGCTTAAAACTATCCATCCCGATACACTTGTTATTTGCGGAATGCAGACTCATATGTGTGTTGAAGCAGCCACCCGTGCAGCCAGTGACATGGGATATAAATGCATCCTTATACATGATGCATGTGCAACAAAAGATCTGAAATTCAACGATAAAATTATCAAAGCTGAAGATGTGCATTATTCAACTCTGAGCACCTTAAAAAATTATGCCTCAATCATAAGTACAGAAGAATATCTTAAAGGCAGGAACAAATAA
- a CDS encoding lactonase family protein → MSRKSASVFLFVLSIILFSGCTDHSRLFVGGFTKPDAKGLSVFDFNPRSGDLKLISEAQVGPNPAYFCFSTKTNLFYVANEVMEFNGTFGGGLTTYKYKAEDASFEKLNEMLIPYGGPCYISLSHDSTHLFIANYPNGSVAVVRLDEKGIPSVITDTILYNKSAPDESHAHMILSDPAGKKVYVTDLGLDRVIVYDFDKNAGQLNQSENGLVQLPDGIGPRHFVFNANGSNLYVINELGSKMLVFNIKENEEPGLVQILPTTRSEFEGNNYCADIHLGKDGKFLYGSNRGENTIVTYKVEADGTLTLVGHTSCGGDWPRNFVIDPTGKFLLVGNQKSDSISVFRLNKKTGLPIEPGVDFLSTAPACLKFIE, encoded by the coding sequence ATGAGTAGAAAATCAGCTTCAGTATTCCTTTTCGTTCTTTCAATTATTTTATTTTCAGGCTGCACCGACCATTCACGATTATTTGTGGGAGGATTCACCAAACCTGATGCAAAGGGATTATCTGTTTTTGATTTTAATCCCCGGAGCGGAGATCTGAAACTCATTTCAGAGGCCCAGGTTGGACCCAATCCGGCCTATTTTTGTTTCTCCACTAAAACAAATTTGTTTTATGTGGCGAATGAAGTGATGGAGTTTAACGGAACATTCGGGGGCGGATTGACTACCTATAAATATAAAGCAGAGGATGCAAGTTTTGAGAAGTTAAATGAAATGCTGATACCCTACGGAGGTCCCTGCTACATTTCATTGTCGCATGACAGCACTCATCTTTTCATTGCCAATTACCCGAATGGCTCTGTAGCAGTTGTCAGGCTTGATGAGAAAGGTATTCCCTCTGTAATTACCGATACTATACTATATAATAAGAGCGCTCCTGATGAATCACATGCTCATATGATCCTTAGTGATCCTGCAGGTAAAAAGGTTTATGTGACAGACCTTGGACTTGACCGGGTTATTGTATATGATTTTGATAAGAATGCTGGGCAGCTGAATCAGTCTGAAAATGGCCTAGTTCAGCTTCCTGATGGGATCGGTCCCCGGCATTTTGTATTTAATGCGAACGGATCGAATCTGTATGTTATAAATGAGCTTGGTTCCAAGATGCTTGTTTTTAATATAAAGGAGAATGAGGAGCCTGGACTTGTACAGATCCTGCCAACAACAAGGTCAGAGTTCGAGGGCAATAATTATTGTGCCGATATACATTTGGGGAAAGATGGTAAATTCCTCTATGGTTCAAACAGGGGAGAGAATACGATTGTTACCTATAAGGTTGAGGCAGATGGTACTCTTACACTTGTCGGACACACATCATGCGGGGGTGACTGGCCAAGAAATTTTGTAATTGATCCCACAGGGAAATTTCTCCTTGTCGGAAACCAGAAATCAGACAGCATCTCTGTTTTCAGGCTTAATAAAAAGACAGGATTACCAATTGAACCGGGAGTAGATTTCCTGAGTACGGCACCTGCCTGTCTGAAGTTTATCGAATGA
- a CDS encoding exo-alpha-sialidase, with translation MKRTIILFFLLVTTFSLFSQERKGNSYLSIPVIDLNDETFRQVVVDREEGQYLGHPTTVLLEDGKTILTVYPKGHGRGEIVYKRSMDGGLTWSERLSVPENWKTSKEVPTIFRTIDKSGTKRLILFSGLYPARLAHSEDDGKTWSELEPAGNWGGIVVMGALFPLSTGKGHYMALFHDDMRYFTEDGQKLFDEDVKTNKERLFTLYKTISEDGGLTWSQPAVILSRRDMNLCEPGILRSPDGKQLAMLLRENARRHNSQIIFSNDEGKTWSEPRPLPNELNGDRHVLKYAPDGRVLVVFRDVSPARFKPDGGSPTEGDWAGWVGTWNDLITGGKGEYRIRFKDNQNSWDCCYPGVELLPEGTFVITTYGHWDAGKEPYILSVRMKLNELDKKVKTTVKN, from the coding sequence ATGAAAAGAACAATTATTTTATTCTTTTTACTTGTTACTACATTTTCCTTGTTTTCACAGGAACGTAAGGGAAATTCATACCTCAGTATACCGGTTATTGATCTTAATGATGAGACTTTCCGTCAGGTAGTTGTCGACAGGGAAGAGGGGCAATACCTCGGGCATCCCACAACTGTTCTTCTTGAGGATGGTAAAACAATCCTTACAGTTTATCCGAAAGGTCATGGCAGGGGAGAAATCGTGTATAAAAGAAGTATGGATGGCGGCCTGACATGGAGTGAGAGACTAAGTGTTCCGGAAAACTGGAAGACATCGAAAGAAGTACCAACAATTTTCAGGACTATCGATAAATCGGGAACAAAAAGACTTATTCTATTTTCCGGACTATATCCGGCACGACTTGCACATTCTGAAGATGATGGTAAAACATGGAGCGAACTTGAACCTGCGGGAAACTGGGGAGGCATAGTCGTAATGGGTGCACTATTCCCTCTTTCAACAGGAAAGGGCCATTATATGGCTTTGTTCCACGATGATATGAGGTATTTTACTGAAGATGGTCAGAAGTTGTTTGATGAGGATGTCAAAACTAATAAGGAACGCCTTTTTACATTATATAAAACAATCTCTGAGGATGGAGGATTAACATGGTCGCAACCAGCAGTTATCCTGAGCAGGCGCGATATGAATCTCTGTGAACCGGGAATCCTCCGGTCCCCCGATGGAAAACAGCTTGCAATGCTTCTTCGGGAGAATGCCCGGCGGCATAATTCTCAGATAATATTTTCAAACGACGAGGGCAAAACATGGAGTGAGCCCCGTCCATTGCCTAACGAACTCAATGGCGACAGACATGTACTTAAATACGCACCCGATGGCAGAGTGCTTGTCGTTTTCAGAGATGTTAGTCCGGCACGTTTCAAACCCGATGGGGGGAGTCCGACTGAAGGAGACTGGGCCGGCTGGGTGGGAACATGGAATGACCTTATTACGGGAGGGAAAGGTGAATACCGTATCAGATTTAAAGATAATCAGAACAGCTGGGATTGCTGTTATCCCGGTGTTGAACTTCTCCCCGAAGGGACCTTTGTGATAACGACTTACGGTCACTGGGATGCTGGTAAAGAACCATATATATTAAGTGTAAGAATGAAACTTAATGAACTTGATAAGAAGGTTAAAACAACAGTTAAAAATTAA
- a CDS encoding TIM barrel protein: protein MDYSRRNFIKSATATGAAIMAAPAVFGTGAASRPLKATYAEAPFKLKYAPGMGMFRQNAGQDPIDNIKFCKDQGFRAMFDNGLPGREPALQEKIAAEISRQGMELGPYVLRGDPRIPDFVLNKQEIRDMLAEVMKKAIEVTKRTGVKQALIVLGRYDDKLHIDYQTANAIDNLRFCCDIVEPEGITLVLEPLNNLINHPGLFLTRVPQGYAICRAVNRPSCKLLDDLYHQQITEGNLIPNIEAAWSEIAVFHLGDSPGRNEPTTGEINYKNIFKHLYNKKYDGTLCMEHGVSQRGTKEGELRVIQAYRECDSFEV, encoded by the coding sequence ATGGATTACTCAAGGAGGAATTTCATAAAGAGTGCCACAGCTACAGGAGCCGCCATTATGGCTGCTCCTGCAGTTTTTGGTACAGGTGCTGCTTCAAGGCCGCTGAAAGCTACTTATGCTGAAGCACCATTCAAACTTAAATATGCTCCCGGTATGGGCATGTTTCGCCAGAATGCCGGACAGGATCCTATCGATAATATCAAGTTCTGTAAGGATCAGGGGTTCAGGGCAATGTTCGACAACGGCCTTCCGGGCAGAGAGCCTGCTCTCCAGGAGAAAATTGCTGCTGAAATCAGCAGGCAGGGAATGGAGCTCGGACCCTATGTTCTCAGGGGAGACCCCAGAATTCCCGATTTTGTGCTGAATAAGCAGGAAATCAGGGATATGCTTGCAGAGGTGATGAAAAAAGCAATCGAGGTTACTAAGAGAACAGGTGTCAAACAGGCTCTGATAGTTCTCGGAAGATATGACGACAAGCTGCACATCGATTACCAGACTGCAAACGCTATCGACAATCTTAGGTTCTGCTGCGATATAGTTGAACCCGAAGGCATTACACTGGTGCTGGAACCGCTTAATAACCTTATTAATCACCCGGGACTTTTCCTTACAAGGGTGCCACAGGGTTATGCTATATGCAGGGCTGTAAACAGACCTTCATGCAAATTGCTCGATGATCTTTACCACCAGCAGATCACAGAAGGTAACCTTATTCCTAATATTGAGGCTGCCTGGAGTGAAATAGCTGTTTTCCATCTGGGAGATTCTCCGGGTCGTAATGAGCCAACAACAGGTGAAATAAACTACAAGAACATTTTCAAGCATCTGTATAACAAGAAGTATGATGGTACTCTGTGCATGGAACACGGAGTAAGCCAGAGAGGCACCAAGGAAGGCGAACTGAGAGTTATTCAGGCATATCGCGAATGCGATAGTTTTGAGGTATAA
- a CDS encoding Gfo/Idh/MocA family oxidoreductase, giving the protein MKNSSISRRNFLGKAATVGVAGVIVPSIITSCSREAAKKVVTIPTMLDQAPDGPVLKAGVIGCGGRGTGAANNFLSAGPNLQIVALGDTFQDRVDSCRASIMKQHNQDVPLDKCFVGFDAYQKVIDAGVDIVILATPPMFRPEHLAAAIAAKKHVFAEKPVCVDPVGARSVMATGQKAKGMELSIVTGTQRRHQRDYVANWQQVGQGLIGDIVGGNVYWNGGKLWHRDNDPKWTEMEWMIRDWVNWTWLSGDHIVEQHVHNLDVMNWFTGSHPVKAVGMGSRIRRVTGNQYDNFSVDFTFENGIHFHSMCRQINGTTPNVSERIQGAKGSTNCQNTILDLAGTELWKYEYPLDKDGKPTRRVSVDPYVQEHIDLVTAIRTNQPINEAENTAISTMVAIMGRVSAYTGKETTYEEMMNSDLKLGPTVFAFGPVDIDKSVPLAGLAYDAAAEAAQAKERAAARAAREAEAAKAAAATK; this is encoded by the coding sequence ATGAAAAATTCCAGTATTTCAAGGCGAAATTTTTTGGGTAAAGCAGCTACAGTAGGAGTAGCAGGGGTTATAGTTCCCTCTATTATTACCAGTTGCTCCCGTGAAGCTGCAAAAAAAGTTGTTACAATTCCAACTATGCTAGATCAGGCTCCGGACGGACCTGTTCTTAAAGCAGGTGTAATTGGTTGCGGAGGCCGCGGAACAGGTGCGGCAAATAACTTCCTCAGCGCAGGACCAAACCTTCAGATTGTTGCTTTGGGCGACACATTCCAGGATCGTGTTGATTCATGCAGGGCAAGTATTATGAAGCAGCATAATCAGGATGTTCCTCTTGACAAATGTTTTGTAGGCTTCGATGCTTATCAGAAAGTTATTGATGCAGGTGTTGATATCGTTATTCTTGCCACACCACCAATGTTCCGTCCTGAGCATCTTGCAGCCGCTATCGCAGCCAAGAAGCACGTATTTGCAGAAAAACCTGTTTGCGTTGACCCTGTAGGTGCAAGATCAGTAATGGCTACCGGACAGAAGGCAAAAGGAATGGAACTTTCTATTGTTACAGGAACACAGCGTCGTCACCAGCGCGACTATGTTGCCAACTGGCAGCAGGTAGGTCAGGGCCTTATAGGTGATATCGTTGGCGGTAATGTTTACTGGAATGGCGGTAAACTATGGCATCGCGATAATGATCCGAAATGGACTGAAATGGAATGGATGATCCGCGACTGGGTTAACTGGACATGGCTTTCAGGCGACCATATAGTTGAACAGCACGTTCATAACCTCGACGTAATGAACTGGTTTACAGGATCACATCCTGTTAAAGCTGTTGGTATGGGATCAAGGATCAGGCGTGTTACAGGTAACCAGTATGATAATTTCAGTGTTGACTTTACATTTGAAAATGGCATACATTTCCATAGTATGTGCCGTCAGATTAACGGAACAACACCAAACGTATCTGAAAGAATTCAGGGAGCAAAAGGTTCAACCAACTGCCAGAACACCATTCTCGACCTCGCAGGAACAGAACTCTGGAAATATGAATATCCTCTTGATAAAGATGGAAAGCCAACTAGAAGAGTAAGTGTTGATCCATATGTTCAGGAACATATCGACCTTGTTACAGCTATTCGTACAAATCAACCGATTAACGAAGCTGAAAATACTGCTATCTCAACTATGGTTGCTATAATGGGTCGCGTATCAGCTTATACCGGAAAAGAGACAACATACGAAGAGATGATGAACTCAGATCTGAAACTCGGACCAACAGTATTCGCATTCGGACCAGTTGATATCGACAAATCAGTTCCATTGGCAGGACTAGCTTATGATGCTGCAGCTGAAGCTGCTCAGGCAAAAGAAAGAGCTGCTGCAAGAGCTGCACGGGAAGCTGAAGCTGCAAAAGCTGCTGCTGCAACCAAATAG